One genomic segment of Amycolatopsis sp. Hca4 includes these proteins:
- a CDS encoding hydroxymethylglutaryl-CoA lyase, whose amino-acid sequence MGTRALGLPERVPSAGELPERVTIWEVGPRDGLQNEKAIVPVEVKLEFLDRLAGAGLTTLEATSFVHPKWVPQLADAEQLLARLDRRDGVRYPVLVPNEKGLNRALEAGVEHIAIFASATETFARKNLNSSLDEQFAMFEPVVTRAREAGLDVRGYLSMCFGDPWEGVVPAKQVAAAGRRLLDMGCSQLSLGDTIGVATAGQVENLIGLFGDVGTLAVHFHDTYGQALANTLAALRCGVSTVDSSAGGLGGCPYAESATGNLATEDLVWLLDGLGVATGVDLDALVAASVWMAGQLGRPSPSRVVAALG is encoded by the coding sequence ATGGGCACGCGCGCACTGGGCCTGCCCGAGCGGGTCCCCTCGGCGGGTGAACTGCCGGAGCGGGTCACCATCTGGGAGGTCGGCCCGCGTGACGGGCTGCAGAACGAGAAGGCGATCGTCCCGGTCGAGGTCAAGCTGGAGTTCCTCGACCGGCTCGCCGGCGCCGGGCTCACCACGCTGGAGGCGACCAGCTTCGTGCACCCCAAGTGGGTGCCGCAGCTGGCCGACGCCGAGCAGCTGCTGGCCCGGCTCGACCGCCGTGACGGCGTCCGGTACCCGGTGCTGGTGCCGAACGAGAAGGGCCTGAACCGGGCCCTCGAAGCCGGTGTCGAGCACATCGCGATCTTCGCCAGCGCGACGGAGACGTTCGCGCGCAAGAACCTCAACTCGTCGCTCGACGAACAGTTCGCGATGTTCGAACCGGTCGTCACGCGGGCCAGGGAAGCGGGCCTGGACGTCCGCGGGTACCTCTCGATGTGCTTCGGCGACCCGTGGGAAGGCGTCGTGCCGGCGAAGCAGGTCGCCGCGGCCGGCCGGCGGCTGCTGGACATGGGGTGCTCGCAGCTTTCGCTGGGCGACACCATCGGCGTCGCGACGGCCGGGCAGGTCGAAAACCTCATCGGGCTGTTCGGCGACGTCGGAACTCTGGCCGTGCACTTCCACGACACCTACGGCCAGGCGCTCGCCAACACGCTGGCGGCGCTCCGATGTGGAGTGTCGACTGTGGACTCGTCGGCGGGCGGGCTCGGCGGCTGCCCGTACGCCGAGTCGGCCACCGGCAACCTCGCGACCGAGGACCTGGTGTGGCTGCTGGACGGCCTCGGGGTGGCCACCGGCGTCGACCTGGACGCGCTGGTGGCGGCCAGCGTGTGGATGGCGGGACAGCTCGGCCGCCCGAGCCCGTCCCGGGTGGTCGCCGCACTGGGCTGA
- a CDS encoding alpha/beta fold hydrolase, with protein sequence MCHGGWCFAELTGQLRERGHLVHPVTPTGVGERSHLLPGGVNLDTHIEDVTALLTAEDVHDAVLVGHSYGGMVITGAADRLPERVDSLVYLDAVVPADGDSCWALVSDAERRWYLDVVDTGYAVRPLPFFDPRATPHPLASLLQPLRLSGDTGRFRRRDYVYAAGWDGASPFTPVYERLRADPAWTTHALDGGHNLMRDAPGELLEILLDVAEDQAGRPAPA encoded by the coding sequence ATGTGCCACGGCGGCTGGTGTTTCGCCGAACTGACCGGGCAGCTCCGGGAGCGCGGGCACCTCGTCCACCCGGTGACGCCGACCGGGGTCGGTGAGCGCAGCCACCTCCTGCCCGGCGGGGTCAACCTCGACACGCACATCGAGGACGTGACCGCGCTGTTGACGGCCGAAGACGTCCACGACGCCGTGCTGGTCGGGCACAGCTACGGCGGCATGGTGATCACCGGGGCCGCCGACCGCCTGCCGGAGCGGGTGGACAGCCTGGTCTACCTCGACGCCGTGGTGCCCGCGGACGGTGACTCCTGCTGGGCGCTGGTCTCCGACGCGGAACGGCGGTGGTACCTCGACGTCGTCGACACCGGCTACGCCGTGCGCCCGCTGCCGTTCTTCGATCCCCGTGCCACGCCGCACCCGCTCGCTTCCCTGCTCCAGCCGCTGCGCCTGTCCGGGGACACCGGCCGGTTCCGGCGCCGGGACTACGTCTACGCCGCCGGGTGGGACGGCGCATCGCCGTTCACCCCCGTCTACGAGCGCCTGCGTGCGGATCCCGCGTGGACCACCCACGCCCTCGACGGCGGGCACAACCTCATGCGGGACGCGCCTGGCGAGCTGCTGGAGATCCTGCTCGACGTCGCCGAAGATCAGGCCGGGCGGCCCGCGCCCGCGTAG
- a CDS encoding TNT domain-containing protein: MTEPSEAGSEPVEADLDTGPVQLPGYGLADPGAFEEAPTPPSGNPAAWPHAVSPLLPPFQLPPPPPPPPTPVPPLPPPVAGPPPVAGPPPNPGSPVPLPPLGSPRTERESIVALFLVHMFPIGHLPVAMDKPARQLPLPEDPEGFPPNDHPDARLIFDDQALTNVTAGFRRSPTAPSRPVPRHLKEGYVPYARATRAVWIRRFVVGHSDLGPEYAWPPGEQFPESSVDWPEPVMVPANTVLDRFGPAYGRILYEDGTPFAERSLPPATLDAEYRRYVVVRKVPMWRSETANWFGQVGGGTRYRALLAADELVTLGYLAEAKGEED, encoded by the coding sequence TTGACCGAGCCTTCCGAGGCGGGCTCCGAACCGGTCGAGGCCGACCTCGACACCGGGCCGGTGCAGCTGCCCGGGTACGGCCTGGCGGATCCGGGCGCCTTCGAAGAAGCGCCGACGCCGCCCTCGGGCAACCCCGCGGCGTGGCCGCACGCGGTGTCGCCGCTGCTGCCGCCGTTCCAGCTGCCCCCGCCCCCGCCACCCCCGCCGACACCGGTTCCCCCGCTGCCGCCGCCGGTGGCCGGGCCGCCGCCCGTCGCGGGCCCGCCGCCGAACCCCGGTTCGCCCGTGCCGCTGCCCCCGCTCGGGTCGCCGCGCACGGAACGGGAAAGCATCGTCGCGCTGTTCCTGGTGCACATGTTCCCGATCGGGCACCTCCCGGTCGCGATGGACAAGCCGGCGCGCCAGCTGCCGCTGCCCGAGGACCCCGAGGGCTTCCCGCCGAACGACCACCCGGACGCCCGGCTGATCTTCGACGACCAGGCCCTGACCAACGTCACCGCGGGCTTCCGCCGGTCGCCGACCGCGCCGTCGCGGCCGGTGCCGCGCCACCTGAAGGAGGGGTACGTCCCGTACGCGCGGGCGACGCGGGCGGTGTGGATCCGCCGGTTCGTCGTCGGGCACAGCGACCTGGGCCCCGAGTACGCGTGGCCGCCGGGCGAGCAGTTCCCCGAGAGCAGCGTGGACTGGCCCGAGCCGGTGATGGTCCCGGCCAACACGGTCCTCGACCGCTTCGGCCCGGCCTACGGGCGAATCCTTTACGAGGACGGCACGCCCTTCGCGGAACGCTCGCTGCCACCGGCGACGCTGGACGCCGAGTACCGCCGGTACGTCGTGGTGCGCAAGGTGCCGATGTGGCGCTCGGAGACCGCGAACTGGTTCGGCCAGGTCGGCGGCGGCACGCGGTACCGTGCCCTGCTGGCGGCCGACGAGCTCGTGACACTCGGCTACCTCGCCGAGGCCAAGGGGGAAGAGGACTGA
- a CDS encoding TetR/AcrR family transcriptional regulator, whose amino-acid sequence MPVSKGSTIDPGRTRAAIVQAATDVLYERGLDGVGVAELCSRLGVSKETLYRHFGSKDGLVQAVLEARSDRVIRWLTDATAQAGDPAGRVTALFDALHGWYGEPAFRGCALLNAAAQHHTDAVRSITARHLGRYVELFTAIAEEAGAADPARLARQLLILVEGATVVADHHDPAHAGEHAREAALTLLAAARP is encoded by the coding sequence GTGCCGGTCTCCAAAGGCTCGACCATCGACCCCGGGCGCACCCGCGCCGCGATCGTGCAGGCAGCCACCGACGTCCTGTACGAACGCGGGCTCGACGGCGTCGGCGTGGCCGAGCTCTGCAGCCGCCTCGGCGTGTCCAAAGAAACGCTCTACCGGCACTTCGGCAGCAAGGACGGGCTCGTCCAGGCGGTGCTCGAAGCCCGCAGCGACCGGGTCATCCGCTGGCTGACCGACGCCACCGCGCAGGCCGGCGATCCCGCCGGCCGGGTCACCGCCCTGTTCGACGCCCTCCACGGCTGGTACGGCGAACCGGCCTTCCGCGGCTGCGCCCTGCTCAACGCCGCCGCCCAGCACCACACCGACGCGGTTCGGAGCATCACCGCGCGCCACCTCGGCCGTTACGTCGAGCTGTTCACCGCGATCGCCGAGGAAGCCGGCGCCGCCGACCCAGCCCGGCTCGCCCGGCAGCTGCTGATCCTCGTCGAGGGCGCCACCGTCGTGGCCGACCACCACGACCCCGCCCACGCGGGGGAACACGCGCGCGAAGCCGCGCTGACCCTGCTCGCCGCGGCCCGTCCCTGA
- a CDS encoding PH domain-containing protein → MAYPDDLLSEQEHVVVHSHPHFKMLIFPTLALLVTVGAGTWLAILAKDASAPWNSVGLIAIGVVALVLIVWLFLAPLVRWRTTHFIVTTDRLIAREGVLKRTGIDIPMGRINSVQFEHGLLDRVFGCGTLIIESASDEPLRFEDIPHVEKVHTVIYREVNDNPYDDYRPGYQQQPQQTTPLPPQGGGHPPRGERRR, encoded by the coding sequence GTGGCTTATCCGGACGATTTGCTCAGCGAGCAAGAGCACGTCGTGGTGCACAGTCACCCGCACTTCAAGATGCTGATCTTCCCGACGCTCGCGCTGCTGGTCACCGTGGGTGCGGGCACCTGGCTGGCGATCCTGGCGAAGGACGCGTCCGCGCCGTGGAACTCGGTCGGGCTGATCGCCATCGGGGTCGTGGCGCTCGTGCTGATCGTGTGGCTGTTCCTGGCGCCGCTCGTGCGCTGGCGGACCACCCACTTCATCGTGACGACCGACCGGCTGATCGCCCGCGAGGGCGTCCTCAAGCGCACCGGCATCGACATCCCGATGGGCCGGATCAACAGCGTCCAGTTCGAGCACGGCCTGCTCGACCGGGTCTTCGGCTGCGGCACGCTGATCATCGAGTCGGCGTCGGACGAGCCGCTGCGCTTCGAGGACATCCCGCACGTCGAGAAGGTGCACACGGTCATCTACCGCGAGGTCAACGACAACCCGTACGACGACTACCGGCCGGGCTACCAGCAGCAGCCGCAGCAGACCACGCCGCTGCCGCCACAGGGCGGCGGGCACCCGCCGCGTGGCGAGAGACGCCGCTGA
- a CDS encoding biotin--[acetyl-CoA-carboxylase] ligase, translating to MPEIDAGRLTAALQDRYAKIDVVERTGSTNADLRKALEEGAADRTVLLAEEQTAGVGRRARSWSSPKGAGLYLSVALRPGVPFAVLGSLSVVAGLAVRAAAASVGVDAVLKWPNDVLVDGAKCAGILAEAVAGTDPSIVLGIGLNVLPLGDVQPGPGGLPATSLAEQGATNTDRTDVAIALLSGFDELEKRWRLAGGDLTEAGLLGDYRAHCATLGQDVEVQLPDGTALTGRAADIDAAGQLQVDVAGGQRHTVFAGDVVHVRPA from the coding sequence ATGCCTGAGATCGATGCCGGACGGCTGACCGCGGCGCTCCAAGATCGTTACGCGAAGATCGACGTCGTCGAGCGCACCGGCTCCACCAACGCCGACCTGCGGAAAGCTCTCGAAGAAGGCGCCGCGGACCGGACGGTTCTGCTCGCCGAAGAGCAGACCGCGGGCGTCGGGCGGCGGGCTCGGTCGTGGAGCTCGCCGAAGGGCGCCGGGCTGTACCTGAGCGTCGCGCTCCGGCCGGGTGTCCCCTTCGCGGTGCTCGGCTCACTGTCCGTCGTCGCCGGGCTCGCCGTCCGGGCCGCCGCCGCGTCCGTCGGGGTGGACGCCGTGCTCAAGTGGCCGAACGACGTCCTCGTCGACGGCGCCAAGTGCGCCGGCATCCTCGCCGAGGCCGTCGCCGGGACCGACCCGTCGATCGTGCTCGGCATCGGCCTCAACGTCCTGCCGCTGGGTGACGTCCAGCCGGGCCCTGGCGGGCTGCCCGCGACGTCGCTGGCCGAGCAGGGCGCCACGAACACCGACCGCACCGACGTCGCCATCGCGCTGCTCAGCGGCTTCGACGAGCTCGAGAAGCGCTGGCGGCTGGCCGGTGGCGACCTCACCGAAGCCGGCCTGCTCGGCGACTACCGCGCCCACTGCGCGACCCTCGGCCAGGACGTCGAGGTGCAGCTGCCGGACGGGACGGCGCTCACCGGCCGCGCGGCCGACATCGACGCCGCCGGCCAGCTGCAGGTCGACGTGGCGGGCGGGCAGCGCCACACCGTCTTCGCGGGTGACGTGGTCCACGTCCGTCCGGCCTGA
- a CDS encoding DUF6223 family protein — MNVHVVAAVSSYDLTPGRLWSLIAVVLGVAGIVAGGLALARGRGAVVALAGGLASIVIGGWVVAAAKGGPGTGYGIVGGYVDLVIGTVALVLGGLSVARSRGFVGGRR; from the coding sequence ATGAACGTCCACGTTGTCGCCGCCGTCAGCTCCTACGACCTGACGCCCGGACGGCTCTGGTCCTTGATCGCCGTCGTCCTCGGCGTGGCGGGGATCGTCGCGGGCGGGCTGGCACTGGCCCGCGGCCGCGGAGCCGTCGTGGCACTGGCGGGTGGCCTCGCCTCGATCGTCATCGGCGGCTGGGTGGTGGCGGCCGCGAAGGGCGGGCCGGGCACCGGCTACGGGATCGTCGGCGGTTACGTGGACCTCGTGATCGGCACGGTCGCGCTCGTCCTCGGCGGGCTGTCGGTGGCGCGCTCACGCGGTTTTGTCGGTGGTCGCCGCTAG
- a CDS encoding histidine kinase — MSRAQVVDGVVAAGVAVALVVAGLSGPHRSPDLDVLGYAALAAGGLALAARRRAPVAVLAATAVCALAYQFAGFEVPVVAYLFAVYAAVRAGHRVAAIVASVLMLIAVPLALLASGVSGTGAAFTQSRDVLQLAWLIAAGAAGEALRQAECRADEAERTREETARRRADEERLHIARELHDSLTHQISVIKVQAEVAVHLARKRGEDVPEALLAIREAGREATRELRATLEALRDDDKDPPRGLDDVPELVRRARTTGLDAQLTVEGEQDAVPAAVGRTAYRIVQESLTNVARHAAAATASVRIDHRPGALVVRVDDDGTSAVDGVPGVGLIGMRERVMALGGRFQAGPRREGGFSVQAELPVDPA; from the coding sequence GTGAGCCGTGCGCAGGTCGTCGACGGGGTGGTCGCCGCCGGGGTGGCGGTGGCGCTGGTGGTCGCCGGGCTGTCCGGTCCGCACCGGAGCCCGGACCTCGACGTGCTCGGGTACGCGGCGCTGGCGGCCGGCGGGCTGGCACTCGCCGCGCGCCGCCGGGCGCCCGTCGCCGTGCTGGCCGCGACCGCCGTCTGCGCCCTCGCCTACCAGTTCGCCGGCTTCGAAGTGCCCGTCGTCGCTTACCTCTTCGCCGTGTACGCCGCCGTCCGGGCGGGACACCGGGTCGCCGCGATCGTCGCTTCGGTGCTGATGCTGATCGCGGTTCCGCTGGCCCTCCTGGCTTCCGGCGTGTCCGGCACCGGCGCGGCGTTCACGCAGTCGCGGGACGTCCTCCAGCTGGCGTGGCTGATCGCGGCCGGCGCGGCGGGGGAGGCGTTGCGCCAGGCCGAGTGCCGGGCCGACGAAGCCGAGCGCACCCGCGAAGAAACCGCGCGGCGGCGAGCGGACGAGGAACGGCTGCACATCGCGCGGGAGCTGCACGATTCGCTCACCCACCAGATCTCCGTCATCAAGGTGCAGGCGGAAGTTGCCGTCCACCTGGCCCGCAAGCGCGGCGAAGACGTGCCGGAAGCGCTGCTGGCGATCCGCGAAGCCGGCCGCGAGGCGACCCGCGAGCTGCGCGCGACCCTGGAGGCGTTGCGCGACGACGACAAGGACCCGCCGCGCGGGCTCGACGACGTCCCCGAGCTCGTGCGCCGCGCCCGGACCACCGGCCTCGACGCGCAGCTGACCGTCGAAGGGGAGCAGGACGCCGTGCCTGCCGCCGTCGGCCGGACCGCGTACCGGATCGTGCAGGAGTCACTGACGAACGTCGCCCGGCACGCCGCCGCGGCCACCGCGTCGGTCCGGATCGACCACCGGCCCGGCGCGCTGGTCGTCCGGGTGGACGACGACGGGACGTCCGCTGTGGACGGTGTCCCGGGCGTCGGCCTGATCGGGATGCGCGAGCGCGTCATGGCGCTGGGCGGCCGGTTCCAGGCCGGGCCCCGTCGCGAAGGCGGGTTCAGCGTGCAGGCGGAGCTCCCGGTGGACCCGGCGTGA
- a CDS encoding response regulator transcription factor produces the protein MVLLAEDDPAIAEPLSRALEREGYEIHVVTDGPSVLDATAAQRVDLLVLDLGLPGMDGLEVCRRLRAAGTELPVLMLTARTDEVDFVVGLDAGADDYVAKPFRLAELLARIRALLRRRVPEVLEAGGVRMDLGARLVTVDNHEVQLANKEFELLRVLMSRAGQVVSRDEILAEVWNDLESKTSKTLDMHMSWLRRKLAIAADEAAGRTSKTHDGERRIATVRGVGFRFNSE, from the coding sequence ATGGTCCTACTTGCCGAAGACGATCCGGCCATCGCCGAACCGCTCTCCCGCGCCCTCGAACGCGAGGGGTACGAGATCCACGTCGTCACCGACGGCCCTTCGGTGCTCGACGCCACCGCCGCCCAGCGCGTCGACCTGCTCGTGCTGGACCTCGGCCTGCCCGGGATGGACGGCCTGGAGGTCTGCCGGCGGCTGCGCGCGGCCGGTACCGAGCTGCCCGTCCTGATGCTCACCGCCCGCACCGACGAGGTCGACTTCGTCGTCGGCCTGGACGCGGGCGCCGACGACTACGTCGCCAAGCCGTTCCGGCTCGCCGAGCTGCTCGCCCGGATCCGCGCGCTGCTGCGCCGCCGGGTGCCCGAGGTGCTGGAGGCCGGCGGGGTGCGGATGGACCTCGGCGCGCGGCTGGTCACCGTGGACAACCACGAGGTGCAGCTGGCCAACAAGGAGTTCGAGCTGCTGCGCGTGCTGATGAGCCGCGCCGGGCAGGTCGTCAGCCGCGACGAGATCCTCGCCGAGGTCTGGAACGACCTGGAGTCGAAGACGTCGAAGACGCTCGACATGCACATGTCGTGGCTGCGCCGGAAGCTCGCCATCGCCGCCGACGAGGCCGCCGGCCGCACCAGCAAGACCCACGACGGCGAGCGGCGGATCGCGACCGTCCGCGGTGTCGGCTTCCGCTTCAACAGCGAATAA
- the hisN gene encoding histidinol-phosphatase: MTVPGYEDDLALAVRLADAADAITTARFRALDLAVERKPDRTPVTDADTAVEDAIRALLAAERPGDAVLGEERGGSASSGRAWVLDPIDGTKNFLRGVPVWATLIALVSDGDPVVGLISAPLLGRRWWAASGSGAFSSDSAGTRRLSVSKVSSLSDAYLSTTDLNSWTTYHSRSKYLDLVDACWETRAFGDFWHHVLVAEGALDVAAECIVNPWDVAAAQVIVTEAGGRFSDLDGVGRYDNGSALSTNGLLHDEALAVLKR; encoded by the coding sequence GTGACCGTGCCTGGCTACGAAGATGATCTGGCTCTCGCCGTCCGGCTGGCCGACGCCGCCGACGCGATCACGACGGCGCGGTTCCGCGCCCTGGACCTGGCGGTGGAGCGCAAGCCCGACCGCACCCCGGTGACCGACGCCGACACCGCGGTCGAGGACGCGATCCGTGCGCTGCTGGCGGCGGAACGCCCGGGCGACGCGGTGCTCGGCGAGGAACGCGGCGGCTCGGCGTCGAGCGGCCGCGCGTGGGTGCTGGACCCGATCGACGGGACCAAGAACTTCCTTCGCGGAGTACCCGTTTGGGCGACATTGATCGCGTTGGTGTCGGACGGTGACCCGGTGGTCGGCCTGATCAGCGCGCCTCTGCTGGGCCGCCGGTGGTGGGCGGCTTCGGGCTCCGGGGCGTTCTCGTCGGACTCGGCAGGCACCCGGCGGCTGTCGGTTTCGAAGGTTTCGTCCCTTTCGGACGCTTATCTGTCCACAACGGACCTCAACTCGTGGACGACGTACCACTCGCGCTCGAAGTACCTCGACCTGGTCGACGCGTGCTGGGAGACCCGCGCGTTCGGCGACTTCTGGCACCACGTGCTGGTGGCCGAGGGCGCGTTGGACGTGGCGGCCGAGTGCATCGTCAACCCGTGGGACGTCGCGGCCGCGCAGGTGATCGTCACCGAGGCGGGCGGCCGCTTCAGCGACCTGGACGGCGTCGGGCGGTACGACAACGGGAGCGCGCTGTCGACCAACGGCCTCCTCCACGACGAGGCATTGGCCGTCCTGAAGCGCTGA
- a CDS encoding C40 family peptidase — translation MTTKQTSWARGAALRGLVALPLVAGLVTAGWLLADRSPEPAAAPAPPPVVRDAVPGPSVLEVSAPVKAQEPGQGASGQGGKSPLRQWAEQLAGPLDIPADALVGYANGELTLRNEDPSCHLSWVTLAGVGSAASNHGRGEGTPLGLSPAQVKKYGSDAAAAGRALCAGGTDLGAGPGWWKAIAAYHPGSDTELFRQRVLGMAQLYATLSLDPASASSPRVHATRFALGQLGLPYVWGGNGPDAGAAGFDCSGLTKASYDSAGVALPRTADSQFRALPPVPATQEPRLGDLVFYGNPATRIHHVGLYLGNGLMINAPTEGQAIQIHTYHSKGDDYAGAGRPA, via the coding sequence GTGACGACGAAGCAGACTTCGTGGGCCCGCGGCGCGGCGTTGCGCGGCCTGGTGGCGCTGCCGCTCGTCGCCGGGCTCGTCACGGCGGGCTGGCTGCTGGCCGACCGCTCGCCGGAACCCGCGGCCGCCCCGGCTCCCCCGCCGGTGGTGCGCGACGCGGTGCCGGGCCCGTCGGTCCTCGAAGTGAGCGCACCGGTGAAGGCGCAGGAGCCGGGCCAGGGCGCGTCCGGCCAGGGCGGCAAGAGCCCCCTTCGGCAGTGGGCCGAGCAGCTGGCCGGGCCGCTCGACATCCCCGCGGACGCGCTGGTCGGCTACGCGAACGGCGAGCTGACGCTGCGGAACGAAGACCCGTCGTGCCACCTTTCCTGGGTCACCCTGGCGGGCGTCGGCTCGGCGGCGTCGAACCACGGCCGGGGTGAGGGCACCCCGCTGGGCCTCTCGCCGGCGCAGGTCAAGAAGTACGGTTCCGACGCGGCCGCGGCCGGGCGCGCCCTCTGCGCCGGCGGCACCGACCTCGGGGCAGGCCCCGGCTGGTGGAAGGCGATCGCGGCCTACCACCCGGGCAGTGACACCGAACTGTTCCGCCAGCGCGTCCTCGGCATGGCGCAGCTGTACGCGACGCTGTCCCTCGACCCGGCGTCGGCGAGCTCCCCGCGTGTCCACGCGACCCGGTTCGCGCTGGGCCAGCTGGGCCTCCCCTACGTCTGGGGCGGCAACGGCCCCGACGCGGGCGCGGCCGGCTTCGACTGCTCCGGCCTGACGAAGGCGTCCTACGACAGCGCGGGCGTGGCCCTGCCGCGGACGGCGGACAGCCAGTTCCGCGCGCTCCCGCCGGTGCCGGCCACGCAGGAGCCGCGCCTGGGCGACCTGGTGTTCTACGGCAACCCGGCGACCCGCATCCACCACGTCGGCCTCTACCTCGGCAACGGCCTGATGATCAACGCGCCGACCGAGGGCCAGGCCATCCAGATCCACACGTACCACTCGAAGGGCGACGACTACGCGGGCGCGGGCCGCCCGGCCTGA
- a CDS encoding YbfB/YjiJ family MFS transporter has product MTAARLALGTASALGLARFAYGLLVPAMRDDLRWTLAEAGVVGAANGLGYLAGAAATAAVVRRWGAAAAFRGGMVVTALALAGTAAGDVFPVLLAVRALAGASGAVVFVAGGVIAARMDGGAPLTVYFAGTGLGIVFSGVTVPALAGHWQVAWAGLGAAAAVATLISWRAAATGDERTAPAAGRARIRPLWRVAVAYFLFATGYITYVTFLSVYLADRHAPVGQVVLTWTVLGAAVVAAPAVWSGPITRRPGTRVLAVVLGVLAGGAAMALLSPSPAVLMASVVAYGVTFMAVPAAVTAHIRAAVTPADWTATLAAFTALFAVGQTVGPWLAGVLADHTSAAAPLAWTAVLCGAAALVTLTRNDNPKEHDHDHLRPRPRDVPRRLVFRRTDRAAPGARAPRPPGDADRGR; this is encoded by the coding sequence ATGACGGCGGCGCGGCTGGCGTTGGGGACCGCGTCCGCGCTGGGACTCGCGCGGTTCGCCTACGGGCTGCTCGTGCCGGCCATGCGGGACGACCTGCGGTGGACGTTGGCGGAAGCGGGAGTGGTCGGCGCCGCGAACGGGCTGGGTTACCTGGCCGGCGCGGCCGCGACCGCGGCCGTGGTGCGCCGCTGGGGTGCGGCCGCGGCCTTCCGCGGTGGCATGGTCGTCACGGCACTGGCGCTGGCCGGCACGGCCGCCGGTGACGTCTTCCCGGTGTTGCTGGCGGTTCGGGCGCTGGCCGGGGCGAGCGGGGCGGTGGTGTTCGTCGCGGGCGGGGTGATCGCGGCCCGGATGGACGGCGGCGCGCCCCTCACGGTGTACTTCGCGGGCACGGGACTGGGGATCGTCTTCAGCGGGGTGACCGTCCCGGCACTGGCCGGACACTGGCAGGTGGCGTGGGCGGGCCTGGGCGCGGCCGCGGCGGTGGCGACCCTGATCTCCTGGCGGGCGGCCGCAACCGGCGACGAGCGGACGGCACCCGCGGCCGGCCGGGCTCGGATCCGTCCACTGTGGCGGGTTGCCGTGGCGTACTTCCTCTTCGCGACCGGTTACATCACCTACGTCACCTTCCTGTCGGTGTACCTGGCCGACCGGCACGCCCCGGTCGGCCAGGTGGTGCTGACCTGGACGGTGCTGGGCGCCGCGGTCGTGGCGGCCCCGGCCGTGTGGAGCGGTCCGATCACGCGCCGGCCCGGTACCCGCGTACTGGCCGTCGTGCTCGGCGTGCTGGCCGGCGGCGCGGCGATGGCGCTGCTGTCGCCGTCACCGGCGGTGCTGATGGCCTCCGTCGTCGCCTACGGCGTGACCTTCATGGCGGTCCCCGCGGCCGTCACCGCGCACATCCGGGCGGCCGTGACGCCCGCGGACTGGACCGCGACCCTGGCCGCGTTCACCGCCCTCTTCGCCGTCGGGCAGACCGTGGGCCCGTGGCTCGCGGGCGTCCTCGCCGACCACACCTCGGCCGCCGCGCCGTTGGCCTGGACCGCCGTCCTGTGTGGAGCGGCGGCCCTGGTGACCCTGACCCGCAACGACAACCCCAAGGAGCACGACCATGACCACCTTCGTCCTCGTCCCCGGGATGTGCCACGGCGGCTGGTGTTTCGCCGAACTGACCGGGCAGCTCCGGGAGCGCGGGCACCTCGTCCACCCGGTGACGCCGACCGGGGTCGGTGA
- a CDS encoding response regulator transcription factor produces MIRVLLADDQPLIRSGFRALLDVEADIEVVAEAGDGGEAVRLALEHRPDIALLDVQMPGVDGIEATRRIAADPALTAVHVVILTNYGFDEYVFEALRAGAAGFLVKDVQPEDFLHAVRVAARGDALLAPSITRKLIDRYVTQPLVPGAGLAELTNREREAVTLVARGLSNEEIAARMVISPLTAKTHVNRAMVKLRARDRAQLVVFAYESGLVVPR; encoded by the coding sequence GTGATCCGCGTCCTGCTGGCCGACGACCAGCCGCTCATCCGCAGCGGGTTCCGCGCGCTGCTCGACGTCGAAGCCGACATCGAGGTGGTCGCCGAAGCGGGTGACGGCGGCGAGGCGGTGCGGCTCGCGCTCGAACACCGGCCGGACATCGCGCTGCTCGACGTCCAGATGCCGGGTGTCGACGGCATCGAGGCGACCCGGCGCATCGCCGCGGATCCGGCGCTGACCGCGGTGCACGTCGTCATCCTGACCAACTACGGCTTCGACGAGTACGTCTTCGAGGCCCTGCGCGCGGGCGCGGCCGGGTTCCTCGTCAAGGACGTCCAGCCGGAGGACTTCCTGCACGCGGTGCGCGTCGCGGCGCGCGGGGACGCGCTGCTCGCGCCGTCGATCACGCGCAAGCTGATCGACCGGTACGTGACCCAGCCGCTGGTGCCCGGCGCGGGGCTGGCGGAGCTGACGAACCGGGAGCGCGAAGCCGTCACGCTCGTCGCGCGGGGGCTGTCGAACGAGGAGATCGCCGCACGGATGGTGATCAGCCCGCTCACCGCGAAGACGCACGTCAACCGGGCCATGGTGAAGCTGCGGGCGCGCGATCGGGCGCAGCTGGTGGTGTTCGCCTACGAGTCGGGGCTGGTGGTGCCGCGGTGA